A region from the Flavobacteriales bacterium genome encodes:
- a CDS encoding TylF/MycF family methyltransferase — translation MPSKTSSRYISLLKRSLTDYHNVGTSELHPLSTVEPNWKTALLHSLDQLLRMRNFTICKMEPVTAEGRTGGSDWPANALTMVGMERLDHLEECITKIAEQNIPGDLIETGVWRGGAAIFMRAMLNELALEDRNVWLADSFEGIPVPDPDAWPADKGNALHKVRMLSVPLSVVQGNFARFDLLDDRVKFLKGWFKDTLPIAPIQELALLRLDGDLYGSTMVALECLYPKVSIGGFVIVDDYHSIPACRKGVEDYRAANGIPDRVRAIDREAVYWRKSR, via the coding sequence ATGCCCTCGAAGACATCCTCCCGGTACATCAGTCTGCTCAAGCGATCTTTGACCGATTACCACAACGTCGGAACTTCAGAACTGCATCCCCTTTCAACGGTAGAGCCGAACTGGAAAACAGCGCTTCTCCATTCCCTGGACCAGCTGCTGCGCATGCGGAACTTCACCATCTGCAAGATGGAACCCGTAACCGCCGAGGGTCGAACAGGTGGATCGGACTGGCCGGCGAACGCACTGACGATGGTCGGCATGGAACGACTGGACCATCTGGAAGAGTGCATCACGAAGATCGCGGAACAGAACATCCCCGGTGATCTCATCGAAACAGGGGTGTGGCGTGGTGGGGCGGCCATCTTCATGCGCGCCATGCTGAACGAGCTCGCATTGGAAGACAGGAACGTGTGGCTGGCGGATTCCTTTGAGGGGATACCGGTCCCCGACCCTGATGCATGGCCTGCGGACAAGGGTAACGCACTGCACAAAGTGCGGATGCTCAGTGTTCCCTTGTCGGTGGTGCAGGGCAACTTCGCGCGGTTCGACCTGCTCGATGACCGGGTGAAGTTCCTCAAGGGCTGGTTCAAGGACACCCTGCCCATTGCCCCGATCCAGGAACTCGCGCTCCTACGCTTGGACGGTGATCTGTACGGCTCAACGATGGTCGCTTTGGAATGCTTGTACCCGAAAGTCTCCATCGGAGGGTTCGTGATCGTCGATGACTATCACTCCATTCCAGCCTGCCGCAAAGGCGTCGAAGACTATCGGGCAGCGAACGGCATTCCCGACCGCGTCCGTGCCATAGATCGAGAAGCGGTTTACTGGAGAAAGAGCCGATGA
- a CDS encoding exopolyphosphatase, giving the protein MDRDRTYAAIDIGSNAVRLLVGEVIERDDHPIIKKQTLVRVPIRLGEDVFDGGAITSAKRDYLIKSLKAFRLLTEVYGLSYMRCCATSAMREASNGEEVCARVEMESGVHIEVINGKLEADLISNVFWTQDLLKDRNYLLIDVGGGSTELTWLEKGERKKSASFKVGTVRTLKGKVDASVWNEVDAFLSELRAEHGTLMAIGTGGNINRLFKETGSSFGEPLTTVDITTQRERIAGYSFDDRVKLLRLRPDRADVIIPAADIFLRIMRAANIEEVFVPKVGLADGIIYDLYMKQFGKVKYPKAEPVLS; this is encoded by the coding sequence GATCATCAAGAAGCAGACACTGGTGCGCGTGCCCATCCGTTTGGGCGAGGATGTGTTCGACGGCGGCGCCATCACCAGCGCGAAGCGCGATTACCTCATCAAGAGCTTGAAGGCGTTCCGGTTGCTCACTGAGGTATACGGTCTCAGCTACATGCGCTGTTGCGCCACGAGTGCCATGCGCGAGGCCAGCAACGGTGAGGAGGTGTGTGCCCGGGTGGAGATGGAAAGCGGCGTGCACATTGAGGTCATCAACGGGAAGTTGGAAGCCGACCTCATCAGCAACGTGTTCTGGACACAGGACCTGCTCAAGGACCGCAACTACCTGCTCATCGACGTGGGCGGCGGAAGCACGGAACTCACTTGGCTGGAGAAGGGCGAACGGAAGAAGAGCGCCAGTTTCAAAGTGGGTACCGTGCGCACGTTGAAGGGCAAAGTCGATGCGTCCGTCTGGAACGAGGTGGATGCCTTCCTCAGTGAATTGCGCGCCGAGCATGGCACCCTGATGGCGATCGGTACCGGTGGGAACATCAACCGGCTGTTCAAGGAAACGGGCAGCTCGTTCGGTGAACCGCTCACCACGGTGGACATCACCACACAGCGCGAACGGATAGCGGGTTATTCGTTCGATGACCGCGTTAAGCTCTTGCGGCTCCGCCCTGACCGTGCCGACGTGATCATCCCGGCCGCCGACATTTTCCTGCGCATCATGCGCGCCGCCAACATCGAAGAGGTGTTCGTTCCCAAGGTCGGTCTCGCCGACGGCATCATCTACGACCTGTACATGAAGCAATTCGGGAAGGTGAAGTACCCGAAGGCGGAGCCGGTGCTCTCCTAG